A part of Setaria viridis chromosome 8, Setaria_viridis_v4.0, whole genome shotgun sequence genomic DNA contains:
- the LOC140220286 gene encoding uncharacterized protein translates to MEEIDVQIVSETLGQQFTKNFVFLPAQQTRGGALLAGRKYRGLRFESSWPRILGYLDTVKEAWDRQLQIQNPYLRLHTKIERAGKNLKKWPRSKIGRNELLLCAAKQLVGILVIVQDFRQLSDIEVQLKRDLKARILGMTAIEKIRARQQSRMTYIKAADALSKLFHMQINGRRRKNFIQYLKTEGRIIHSHEEKEGHSFEHYSKQFGQLAQRTHTLDWSRIDLPRLQLENLEQEFSEEGVYAVITDMAGDKAPGPDGYIGVFFKTAWHIIKHDIMAAINFFYQQHG, encoded by the exons ATGGAGGAAATTGATGTGCAAATTGTCAGTGAGACTTTGGGACAGCAGTTCACCAAGAATTTCGTGTTCCTACCAGCCCAGCAAACTCGTGGAGGAGCATTGCTAGCAG GGAGAAAATATAGGGGCCTCAGATTTGAGAGTTCCTGGCCAAGGATACTGGGATACTTGGACACTGTGAAAGAAGCATGGGATCGACAACTACAGATTCAGAACCCTTATCTTAGGCTTCACACAAAAATTGAAAGAGCAGGGAAAAATCTCAAGAAGTGGCCCAGGTCAAAAATTGGGAGAAACGAGCTGCTTCTGTGTGCTGCAAAACAGCTTGTAGGGATTCTTGTTATCGTCCAAGACTTCAGACAGTTAAGTGATATTGAGGTGCAATTAAAAAGAGACCTAAAAGCAAGAATTTTAGGGATGACGGCCATAGAGAAAATAAGAGCCAGGCAACAATCAAGGATGACCTACATAAAAGCAGCAGATGCACTATCAAAGCTGTTCCATATGCAAATCAACGGTAGAAGGAGAAAGAATTTTATCCAGTACCTGAAAACTGAAGGGAGAATCATACATTCACATGAGGAAAAAGAAGGGCACAGTTTTGAGCATTATAGCAAGCAGTTTGGCCAACTAGCACAGAGAACACACACTCTAGACTGGAGTCGAATTGATCTGCCAAGATTGCAGCTAGAGAACCTGGAACAAGAATTCAGTGAGGAGGGGGTATATGCTGTCATTACTGATATGGCTGGTGACAAGGCACCAGGGCCAGATGGTTATATAGGGGTTTTCTTCAAAACAGCATGGCACATCATCAAGCATGATATCATGGCAGCAATTAACTTCTTCTATCAGCAACATGGATAG